A window from Drosophila subobscura isolate 14011-0131.10 chromosome O, UCBerk_Dsub_1.0, whole genome shotgun sequence encodes these proteins:
- the LOC117898112 gene encoding MD-2-related lipid-recognition protein, with product MLRLSSLLLLLALVAAVSVSGESINFLNCADSVDACTVDAVRVTPCPQAASNAACHIRRRRPAEMSFDITPKFDADNLVATLGWAKSEDVELPLLSLERDACKATGCPVRSGVQQTYTTEVPIEAKFPLSPYTIRWALKDPVSGKRCCFTIDIKVVR from the coding sequence ATGTTGCGTCTgagctcgctgctgctgctgctggcactcgtGGCCGCCGTGTCCGTCTCCGGGGAGTCGATCAACTTTCTCAACTGTGCGGACAGCGTCGATGCCTGCACCGTGGATGCGGTGCGAGTGACGCCCTGCCCCCAGGCGGCCAGCAATGCCGCCTGCCACATCCGCCGTCGGCGTCCGGCAGAGATGAGCTTCGACATTACGCCAAAATTCGATGCCGACAACCTGGTGGCGACTCTCGGCTGGGCGAAGAGCGAGGAtgtggagctgccgctgctcagcCTGGAGCGGGATGCCTGCAAGGCCACCGGCTGCCCCGTGAGGAGTGGCGTGCAGCAGACCTACACCACGGAAGTGCCCATCGAGGCCAAGTTCCCGCTGAGTCCCTACACGATCCGCTGGGCCCTCAAGGATCCCGTGAGCGGCAAGCGGTGCTGCTTCACCATCGACATCAAGGTGGTGCGCTAG
- the LOC117896656 gene encoding uncharacterized protein LOC117896656: MSLPKTFDKSLLVEYGAAFMYYMEKHKLLEVMSRLLAEVSEQPVEDLRRWLGQNVRRIGVDIYTKNLNAVHRGVQGDFYQLPCAFQHRLVLHGRPGSGRRSLAHALAKRWNLLIIDADVLAYHSINGQRQDENTRQLQAAIEKDCVFGRSEAIGKLLQKRLLRDDALHRGWILINYPNNSCEARELFEHFSAPPNRLIFLRIEERMARMRILVKSYASGPQANVTYLDRQMQQFRKSEPLLNAYLSQRREVLYVDATPCFEEVKCHILSQLTKLPYVLGFKYGEANATV; encoded by the coding sequence atgtCCCTGCCCAAAACGTTCGACAAGTCGCTGCTCGTGGAGTATGGAGCTGCCTTCATGTACTACATGGAGAAGCACAAGCTCCTGGAGGTGATGAGCCGTCTGCTGGCGGAGGTCTCGGAGCAGCCTGTCGAGGATCTGCGCCGCTGGTTGGGGCAGAATGTACGTCGCATTGGCGTCGATATCTACACCAAGAATCTGAACGCTGTGCATCGCGGAGTGCAGGGAGACTTCTACCAGCTGCCATGTGCATTCCAGCATCGCCTCGTGCTCCATGGCAGACCGGGATCGGGTCGGCGATCGCTGGCACATGCGCTGGCCAAGCGCTGGAACCTGCTGATCATCGATGCGGATGTTCTCGCTTACCACAGCATCAACGGGCAGCGTCAGGACGAGAACACACGTCAGCTGCAGGCGGCCATCGAGAAGGATTGCGTCTTTGGGCGCTCCGAGGCCATCGGGAAGCTCCTCCAGAAGCGGCTGCTCAGGGACGATGCCCTGCATCGCGGCTGGATCCTCATCAACTACCCGAACAACAGCTGCGAGGCCCGGGAGCTCTTTGAGCACTTCTCGGCGCCACCCAACCGCCTGATCTTCCTGCGCATCGAGGAGCGTATGGCCCGCATGCGCATCCTCGTGAAGAGCTACGCCTCGGGGCCACAGGCGAATGTCACCTACCTCGACCGCCAGATGCAGCAGTTCCGCAAGAGCGAGCCCCTCCTCAATGCCTACCTCAGCCAACGACGGGAGGTGCTGTACGTGGATGCCACGCCCTGCTTTGAGGAGGTCAAGTGCCACATCCTCTCGCAGCTCACGAAGCTGCCCTACGTCCTGGGCTTCAAGTACGGCGAGGCCAATGCCACCGTCTGA
- the LOC117898286 gene encoding GATA zinc finger domain-containing protein 14 produces the protein MANRSFDNGKNQRDNRDYNREFNRDGNRGGNNRGTYRGNNRDNNYRGNRDNRDNRDNYREDRNHRNFGRDRNWDNHNRNRNNQRPVPTDPPFSAYVGNLPQGLVQGDVMKIFSDFEVKSVRLINDRETDEFKGYGYVEFETLEQLERALACNGRIKLDNLSAPLRIDIADNRRQVGEGGGGGAAGGGGRGGGGGYQQSSGSRNYYQRRNYRRDDSVGSHQIPPSPDTDSLRGSPGQSFSNSSPTSSTVTLRGGPQSPRDNINSNRSGNRYQSHDNAQRNRNHSTGYLDSLQSSESIQSRNRNFNRYNNNGRGGGGGGGRSPDRQRFNSSNGNDNGNYTHFTQNRNRDRRGHYNPNGGGGGNGTGNGSLRGTSPGSTSLRSLMDDDDRPKLQLKPRTVTDPLNALANTEQASKIFGKAKPRAEQTTPTTTPRSEQQGGNNSD, from the exons ATGGCTAATCGCTCCTTTGACAATGGCAAAAACCAACGTGACAACCGTGACTACAATCGAGAGTTCAATCGTGATGGCAATCGGGGTGGCAACAATCGTGGCACTTATCGTGGCAATAATCGTGACAACAACTATCGCGGCAATCGCGACAATCGCGACAATCGGGACAACTATCGAGAGGACAGGAACCATCGCAACTTCGGACGTGATCGCAATTGGGATAATcacaatcgcaatcgcaacaACCAGCGGCCGGTGCCCACAGATCCACCGTTCAGCGCCTATGTGGGCAATCTGCCCCAGGGCCTTGTCCAGGGCGATGTGATGAAGATATTCTCGGACTTTGAGGTGAAGAGCGTGCGGCTGATCAATGACCGTGAGACGGACGAGTTCAAGGGCTATGGCTACGTGGAGTTCGAGacgctggagcagctggagcgcgCCCTCGCGTGCAATGGGCGCATCAAGCTGGACAACTTATCGGCTCCGCTGCGCATCGACATTGCCGATAATCGCCGCCAGGTGGgtgagggaggaggaggaggtgctgcAGGCGGTGGTGGAcgaggcggaggaggtggCTATCAGCAGTCCTCGGGCAGCCGCAACTATTACCAGAGACGCAACTATCGGCGCGACGACAGCGTCGGCTCGCATCAGATTCCGCCCAGTCCGGACACCGACAGCCTGCGCGGCTCCCCCGGGCAGTCCTTCTCCAACAGcagccccaccagcagcaccgtaACCCTGCGAGGTGGCCCACAGTCTCCCCGAGACAACATTAACAGCAATCGCTCCGGAAATCGCTACCAGAGCCACGACAATGCCCAGCGCAATCGCAACCACAGCACGGGCTACCTCGATAGCCTGCAATCCTCGGAGAGCATCCAATCGCGCAATCGCAACTTCAATCG ttacaacaacaacggcagaggaggcggtggcggcggtggacgCTCGCCGGATCGTCAGCgtttcaacagcagcaacggcaatgACAACGGCAACTACACACATTTTACACAGAATCGCAATCGGGATCGTCGTGGCCACTACAATCCGAatggtggaggcggtggcaatggcactggcaatggcagcctTCGTGGCACCAGTCCGGGCTCCACTTCCCTTCGCTCCCTCATGGACGACGACGATCGCccgaagctgcagctgaagccgCGCACTGTGACGGACCCCCTCAATGCGCTGGCCAACACCGAGCAGGCCTCGAAGATCTTTGGCAAGGCCAAGCCACGTGCTGAGCAAACCACGCCCACAACCACGCCACGCTCGGAGCAACAgggcggcaacaacagcgactAA